One part of the Mya arenaria isolate MELC-2E11 chromosome 3, ASM2691426v1 genome encodes these proteins:
- the LOC128229268 gene encoding protocadherin-11 X-linked-like isoform X2, with amino-acid sequence MALPRKCEFRAVSCLCWIYFTLFCLALRGSVDAADLTYTVDEEQPRDTLVGDISVDYDLRSIMTSDEYNNLQYQILSTGNEFAKYFKVENTTGKLLTTEPIDRDSICIRSTSCKLSLNVAVSTIGAFFRKIVVDVNVQDLNDNSPDFPKAIETVDFSENSAVGMSQSIKGAVDRDAGNNSVARYYIETPNVPFDVDMESYVDGSSFVKIIVNGNLNREKTDFYSITIVAEDGGSPKRTGSVDVNINIIDVNDNSPKFDVPFYNVTLLEDTPLNTVFLTVSAVDSDLGDNGRVEYALSPNQNSDDIAKSFAVERTSGNISVIGQLEYIPNVQTSIYVDAYDHGAQPRSSKIVVLVNIVDSSNNPPQINVNILHGDSTKRIARVTEYSNIGSPVAHIGVIDTDYDKDRNGKVDCIAISDYFGLERYEANDYKAVVKTALDREAQDKHEVQIVCRDNGSPPLNTTTSFSVEVTDENDNYPRFTHQNYFVKTEENNKVGEIVAKVSATDLDKVNTSNSKIQYKLSAPNDDRFWMDPDTGEIRANVVLDRENTSRIDLKVIAQDHGSPRLSATANVSLSITDQNDNYPAFSQPNYEFFVYENLPYNTSVDQLTASDKDDRENGTIVFSFSKPVPSNFPFTLYSDGNIKVIRPLDRELQSKHEFTVIAADQGTPPLTSSVTVTVNVLDQNDNVPVFVFPNDDNYTTVIPLANNPDSVTIEIQATDRDSGDNGKVNYQIIGKNLSDMFEISSIKGMGVISLNRMPYGNEPLSYTLGLKAEDNGTPRQSAYSTLTVTFKRAIPPEDNRTNFLIAITLGCVTVVLSIIIVLIIYLIRRNDHSRRKNDTSYGDKADLQIRPEIKHPTDLASTSSGSKESLKKVSFSTDHNSSIESEPHRDVLQAPLVSLDNLKIYDKGRVPSSTSSPRSFSPSTSETDGQKLDPATVLQIHRSLLQSHDQMWTNHREGHTII; translated from the exons ATGGCTTTACCGAGGAAGTGTGAGTTTCGTGCTGTGTCCTGTTTATGTTGGATATATTTCACATTATTCTGCCTAGCTTTACGTGGAAGCGTCGACGCCGCGGATTTGACGTACACCGTCGACGAGGAACAGCCACGTGACACGCTCGTTGGTGACATTTCCGTCGACTATGACCTCAGATCCATTATGACGTCAGATGAGTACAACAACTTGCAGTATCAGATTTTAAGTACCGGAAATGAGTTtgctaaatatttcaaagtagAAAATACCACTGGTAAGCTGTTGACTACCGAACCTATTGACCGTGATAGCATCTGTATACGTTCAACGTCGTGCAAGTTGTCACTGAACGTCGCCGTTTCAACGATCGGAGCGTTCTTCAGGAAAATCGTGGTTGACGTCAACGTGCAAGACTTGAACGATAACAGCCCAGATTTTCCAAAGGCGATCGAGACTGTGGACTTCTCAGAAAATTCTGCAGTAGGGATGTCACAGTCTATCAAAGGGGCTGTTGATAGAGACGCTGGAAATAATTCTGTTGCTAGATATTACATAGAAACGCCAAACGTTCCCTTTGACGTCGATATGGAAAGTTACGTTGACGGAAGCTCATTTGTGAAAATCATTGTGAACGGGAACTTAAACCGTGAAAAAACTGACTTTTACAGTATCACAATAGTTGCAGAGGATGGTGGAAGTCCTAAGCGTACTGGAAGCGTTGACGTCAATATCAACATTATCGACGTCAATGACAACTCGCCAAAATTCGACGTCCCCTTTTATAACGTTACGTTATTAGAGGATACTCCATTGAATACAGTATTTTTGACCGTGTCAGCTGTCGATTCAGATCTCGGAGACAATGGTAGAGTAGAATATGCCCTCAGCCCAAATCAGAATAGTGATGATATTGCTAAAAGTTTTGCCGTCGAACGCACGTCGGGCAACATCAGCGTCATTGGCCAACTTGAATACATTCCTAACGTGCAGACGTCAATTTACGTCGACGCGTACGATCACGGGGCTCAACCACGCAGTTCGAAGATCGTTGTTCTTGTGAACATAGTAGATTCCAGCAATAACCCGCCCCAAATCAACGTCAATATTCTGCACGGTGACTCTACAAAACGTATTGCACGTGTAACGGAATACTCTAACATCGGATCTCCCGTCGCACATATTGGCGTTATAGATACAGATTATGATAAAGACAGAAATGGGAAAGTGGATTGTATAGCTATCAGTGATTATTTTGGACTTGAGAGATATGAAGCGAACGACTACAAAGCTGTTGTGAAAACAGCCTTGGATCGCGAAGCTCAGGACAAGCATGAAGTACAGATTGTGTGTCGAGACAATGGTTCCCCTCCCCTAAACACTACTACCTCCTTCTCCGTAGAAGTCACAGACGAAAATGACAACTACCCTAGATTTACGCATCAAAATTACTTCGTCAAGACGGAGGAGAATAACAAAGTTGGAGAAATCGTCGCGAAGGTTTCAGCAACTGATTTGGACAAGGTCAATACCAGTAATTCCAAAATCCAGTACAAGCTTTCAGCTCCGAACGATGATCGGTTCTGGATGGACCCTGACACTGGCGAGATTCGAGCCAATGTTGTGTTGGATCGCGAAAATACATCCCGGATTGATCTCAAAGTGATCGCCCAAGATCACGGCAGCCCCCGACTTAGTGCAACTGCAAATGTGAGTTTATCAATCACCGATCAGAACGATAACTACCCCGCGTTCTCTCAGCCGAACTATGAGTTCTTTGTTTATGAAAATCTCCCTTACAATACATCAGTGGACCAATTAACGGCTAGTGACAAAGATGACAGAGAGAATGGGACAATAGTATTTTCCTTTAGTAAACCAGTGCCATCCAATTTCCCATTCACTCTCTACTCTGACGGAAACATTAAAGTGATCAGGCCTTTAGACAGAGAGTTACAGAGTAAGCATGAGTTCACGGTGATAGCTGCGGATCAGGGGACGCCCCCTTTGACAAGTTCTGTAACAGTTACCGTAAATGTGTTAGATCAAAATGATAACGTCCCTGTTTTTGTATTTCCAAACGACGATAACTATACTACCGTAATTCCGCTTGCGAACAATCCGGACTCTGTAACAATTGAGATTCAGGCGACTGATCGGGATTCAGGAGATAACGGCAAAGTTAATTACCAAATAATTGGTAAAAATCTATCAGACATGTTTGAAATCAGTAGCATTAAAGGCATGGGTGTGATTTCACTCAACAGAATGCCGTATGGCAACGAACCTTTGTCTTACACCTTGGGATTAAAGGCCGAGGACAACGGCACACCGAGGCAATCGGCTTACTCAACGTTGACGGTGACGTTCAAACGCGCAATACCTCCAGAAGACAATCGTACAAACTTTCTTATTGCCATTACTTTAGGCTGTGTGACTGTAGTGTTATCAATCATTATAGTGTTAATAATTTACCTAATCCGTCGGAATGACCATAGCCGACGGAAGAATGACACAAGCTACGGCGACAAGGCGGATCTGCAGATCCGACCGGAAATAAAGCATCCGACGGACCTCGCAAGCACGTCGTCGGGTAGCAAGGAAAGCTTGAAGAAGGTCAGTTTCTCTACGGACCATAATTCAAGCATCGAGTCGGAACCGCACAGGGACGTCCTGCAGGCGCCGCTTGTCAGCTTGGACAATCTAAAG ATTTACGACAAAGGGCGTGTTCCCAGCTCCACATCCAGTCCTCGGAGCTTTTCGCCCAGCACATCGGAGACAGACGGACAGAAGCTTGACCCCGCAACAGTCCTGCAAATCCATAGGTCACTCCTCCAGTCACATGACCAAATGTGGACCAATCACAGGGAAGGACACACA